A part of Thermococcus sp. SY098 genomic DNA contains:
- a CDS encoding ferritin family protein, with product MERFEIDKEVEEKVNQILQKLIKLPLEKILSYALKGEEDAIQLYKFLSQHIEEPHAKMKFEQFIKIESGHKKKIRKVFEDLFPGVEPSEVPLPSWVEVSSRDVRKDIKTAEDYLSILKVAISSEKLAEKMYRFVAQALSKEYADVFTSLAKDEKQHYDFLVNQYLFYKRAKAEEDMHEIINKLLGKE from the coding sequence ATGGAGAGATTTGAAATTGACAAGGAGGTTGAAGAGAAGGTTAATCAAATCTTACAGAAGCTTATCAAGCTTCCTCTCGAGAAAATACTTAGCTATGCATTAAAGGGTGAGGAAGATGCCATACAGCTTTATAAATTTCTATCACAGCACATAGAGGAACCACATGCGAAGATGAAGTTTGAACAGTTCATTAAAATAGAGTCAGGGCATAAGAAGAAAATTCGCAAAGTATTTGAGGATCTGTTTCCGGGCGTTGAACCATCCGAGGTACCACTTCCCTCTTGGGTTGAGGTGTCATCACGAGATGTTAGAAAGGACATCAAAACGGCAGAGGACTACCTCAGCATTTTGAAGGTTGCAATAAGCTCTGAAAAACTTGCCGAAAAAATGTATCGATTTGTTGCCCAAGCTCTCAGCAAAGAGTACGCCGATGTCTTCACTTCACTTGCTAAAGATGAAAAGCAGCATTACGATTTTCTGGTTAACCAGTATCTCTTTTATAAGCGTGCCAAAGCTGAAGAGGATATGCATGAGATAATAAATAAGCTGCTTGGAAAGGAGTAG
- a CDS encoding ferritin family protein, producing MKVQKLLEKIAWQENELYNLYKLGETFAVHETPQLAEHFNWLASEELRHRNTVQTFIKEKTLENSAVIDHLDALSLEPYLTDERVEPEDLEDLILEALIREKHSYELYQKLSEILKGSLSQIFRMMSQEELKHAYRLKIIYEAVHK from the coding sequence ATGAAAGTTCAGAAGCTCCTTGAGAAGATCGCTTGGCAGGAGAATGAACTCTACAACCTGTACAAGCTCGGTGAAACCTTTGCAGTTCATGAAACACCACAGCTGGCTGAGCATTTTAACTGGTTAGCGAGTGAAGAGCTCAGGCACAGAAATACTGTGCAAACATTCATCAAAGAAAAAACGCTGGAAAACAGTGCGGTTATTGATCACTTGGATGCATTAAGTCTTGAGCCCTACTTAACCGATGAAAGGGTTGAGCCAGAGGACTTGGAGGATCTCATTCTTGAAGCCCTCATCAGAGAAAAGCATAGTTATGAGCTCTATCAAAAGCTCAGCGAAATATTGAAGGGTTCCCTCTCTCAGATCTTCAGGATGATGAGTCAAGAAGAGCTTAAGCATGCTTACAGGCTAAAGATAATATACGAAGCTGTTCACAAATAA